Genomic window (Lycium barbarum isolate Lr01 chromosome 2, ASM1917538v2, whole genome shotgun sequence):
ttagctatttcgggttcgattttttgaaggtggacaccaaacaacgaaccaaactagttcggttcgattctttcggtttcgattttttaaagttcggttcggttcggttcggttttgattttttcaattcgttttttttaatataatattagaagcgatttcattgacactaattcatattctcaaaaacaataaaacataaaactgataaattaaaatcaaaatcaaacaaacaggatacacaagaacagaaaactataatcatgacataggattactaggtgttatatacatacattaagaataattaagaaaatacataaagcatatacattaatcctaaagagatATCCTAGTTActtttctttgttaaggatatttaattttttcaattgaagtgaaAAATTAGAGATATAAATGCAAAAGAAGACTTATtacaattgaatttttttttttttgctttaaacttaatgggtctggactattttaatttttttgagtaATGTATTAAATCTCGGTGcgcgttcgatttttcggttcaattttatcaaacttcgattcAGCTATTTCGATTTCAGTATTTTGATGATGGACACCAAACAcagaaccaaactagttcggtttgttgaagtttcgattCGATTCAGTTCGATTTTTCAATTTTCGATATTTATGTCCAGTCCTATTTTAAACTCATTTGACTATTGACCAAGCATATGTGACATTAATAGTGCTGAGCTGGACAAAATGCGTGAGATACACACGTATTAAGAGAGTGAATGTGATAATTATgattaaaaattaaatatttcaaaaagaaaaaaaattaagcaaaaaaaaaaaaaaattattccaaCCCCATCCCACGTTCTTCTTCTTCGTGACCCCTCGCCCATTTCCATCTGGATCTTCTTCATACTTGCACTGGATTGTCCCAGGATTGTATTTAAGGATTAAAAAAGCAAGAAACATTGTCGGTCATGTCTTATGTTAAAAAGGCTACCCTGATTTCCGCCAAAGCACTGAAATGGTATTTTCATTTTTGTAAAGATCTGATTTTGGTTAATTCTATTTGTTAAATATTGGATATTTTGGAATTCAAATTCAGACATCTGTGCAATATAGGCCACAATAAAGGACTTTAGAAATGGTGATGAAGGAGGAAGGAGCAGTGGTGTGTGGTGGTGCCGTGGTGAGAGAAGAGAAaggtttgagtttttttttttttccctaagAAAAAGGGAtaaaattggtttttcttttttccttcatAAAAGTTGTAATTTTATAAATTAAATGATGATATGGCATCAATTTATCTAGGTGGATCTGATGTGTCCTTCGTGTCAAAGTGAGCGACACATAGTATTAGAGGGGTTTAAAATATATGGTTTGATTACGTCGGAAAGTACGAACATCGACTTGACAAAACTGGACAAATACACAGACCTCCCAGGCTATGCCACCTAagaaaaatataacttaagaaattcaaattatatatccaaacatgatttcatttcTGGTTTCAAATCATATTCAAACAGTTTCTAAGTGTATATTTTTTCAAAAGTATCTTTTAAAAAAGTACATTTGGACagtttttttttagcttctgaaaaataaCTTCTGCTACTTTACAGAAGcatttattttctcccaaaagcttggccaaacacctcatttttttaaaataagcgcttgttaaaaaaaaaaacttttggatCAAAATAAGCTTGGCTAAATAGGTTATAAGTTGATTATTTTTTGACTTTGATAAACTTGGATTGGTTGAGACCTTTCTAATGCTCCAGGTGAGACACACAGAGGCGAAGACAAGATTTAAAGGTTATGAATTGAAGATTTTAGTTCTTTTAAGTTATTGAATTCTAGattaataatttatatatattcaaTAAATTTACTGAGAAAAATATAGCATCTGGGGCAATAGTTATTAATTTCGACCGAACCCATAATCAATACATTGGCTCCGCCCCCGGAGACAAGTGCTGATCTGACACAACTTTAGGGGGGGAAATGCAGCAGCTCACTTAATGGCAAAGGAAAAATCCAAAAACTGATTACAGGTTTCAGTTTCTTCCTCtttatttaatatttaattaattaatgagTACTACATATTAATTATTGTACGAGTTCACACTTTAAGATTGTAAGGAGTTGGCATTGACAAAAGGAACAGAGATTATTTTAATGGGGTCTTGTGCCAATTCATGTATATATTATAATAGTAGTATTGTGTATGCACCAAGACAACTAATGCAAATGATTTTAATAAAAAAGACTTCTCGTCTCTATTACTCAAATCAGAGTAGTTAAAGCTTTCTAATTTTATTATTTCAAGTTGGAAAAGAAAATTAAACCTAAGTGAAAAGCACATGCACTCCACCTAATTATTGAGGTTTGCTAACTAAGGAATTACTGCAATAATCACTAAAAAAAACACATTTTCGATTTCCTTAAAGTTGAGTTCTCTAAATCCTGAGAAAttgatatactccctccgtttttaAATAAATGACATTTTAagtttttcattttgtttcaaaataaacGATGCTTTAAAATTTTAACAAGAAATTAATCTTATTCTTTCAAAACTATCTTTATTTATATAATCAAGAATAATTAAGTAGTATTTCTAGAAAAGAGGTAActcagaaaaaaataaaatttaattaggggtaaattTTGGCTAGTGCGGTATTATTGGTCTTGCGTTTCGTGTTGTTTCAAAAGATTCTTTATTTTAACAGACTGCCATGAACAATGCAAATATGATGAAATTGCAAAATTCCATTAATaaatgaaagagaagattaaGCGAGAAGAACGGAAATATgaaatttataattttaaaatatgaaAAGTGGGTGGGTGGGAGCTTTTAAAAAAAGACTAGATAAGTAATGCTGGATGATGACTTGGTTTTCTATTTGTTCTTAAAATATTCATTTGATAATTAAATACGAGTCTTGACACCTTACACTACATTttacaaagaaaaaaaatgcTACGATAAGTGTCACACTATCGTGCATTCAGATACAAACACCATGATATACTAATTGCTGCATATATACACACATTTCAGTACACAATAATAGGATCCTGAATGTAATATAGTTGCCAAAGTATTCTTTAAATACATTCATGGGAATATCATACTATTGGATGCTGAAGTGGACATTTACATTGTTCAACATTTACATACATAGGAGTACTATTTATATTACTATTTATAGATTAGCCAATAGCTGAAACATTTTTCTTGCTGTGATTAGCTTTCTTCTGAGCAGCCTTTACCAAAAACACCTTCAATATGAATTTGGATCAAATGCCAGTATTCTAATAACGTGATCGAACAGTAGTGCCAATATCACAAACAGAATAAAGttcaaaaatttaaaactttAAAAATGTGACGACAATAACTCTTAACACTGAAAAATATCTCAACAATCAAGTTGCAATGGACATTGATGTGctaataaactaaaaagagaatTGAGTTACATATCACTGGAGTACCCATTAATGGATAGTAAACATGTCAACTAACCTAATATCACAGCAGCCAAAATGTTTTCAACAACCTCCACCAAAGGGCACAAAAATGGCTTTGACGGCATCCAACAGTAACAGCAAAAGTGGCTTCAACCATATCCAAAAATAATAGTAGCATAAAGTGCTTTAACTGCATTTCCATAACTGCAAAAAAATTGTATCTAATATATAGTAGCAAAACTACAAAATAGTGGTCAACAATAACTACAATGTGTCTACAACACCGGTTCAAGATAACAACAACATTATTCTTCAAGGATACATTATATCTTACCAGTTCAAGACAACATCATTAAAGTGCAGCTTCTTAGCAAGCAAAAGATATCAAACATAAGACCTCCTTAACTTTTTACCAAAGGAAGAGCTCAAGATTTATAAGACGATATAGAAGACACCAAAGCACAATGTAGACTTGACTACACCACAATATCTTTAAGCAAATTACAAGAATCTGTCTCCTTCATTCTTCTTTATTAACATACATCTTACCTTTAGAAACCAATGGGTTATATGTTCTTAACATCCCAGAATTGCGTCATGGACCCCACAAAACAATGTAACATggcaaaataaattaatttttcatATCATGTACACATGGACCCCACAAATAAACAAAATTAAAGAAGACCCATAtcttattaatttttttatctgattaaaacaaaattaaaagCATAAACGCTGCTATATTTTGATATGATTTCTTACGCTGCTAAATTAATTTATTTTCAATACTGCTCAAATTTCAGTTTTTTGTATGTCTCAATTTGTTATACCATTTTTCATTTTGTCACTTTGTCTTAGCTTCttggacagtttttttttttttttggccttctaaggtttcgggttcgaaccctgcCCAgtcaaaagttaaaaaaaaaattcaaggcaaagtttgccttatgcctgaaggcaaactGTCTTGtgaattttcttttaatttttgactgagcgggggttcgaactagGAATTCAGGGGGTTTTAGACGAAGGTCAAAAAttaagaccagcaatttgagggtcAAAATTTAAAGACTACCCTCGAaaaagggcaatcgtgcaaattgccctcgATCTGACAGTTACTTGCTAGCTTCGAAatggcaattcgcagaattgcccttcttttggggtggtctttaaattttgtccctcatatttgaaatctttaaattttgcccttcggctaaaacccatgggttccaggttcgaacccacacacagtcaaaattttaaaacaaaatcgcaaaacagagtttaaatttcgttaTGCctccaccggcatacacttgtgaaggaattaccaaagttatgccggacccggcatacttatgccttatgggcagacttggcataagtatgccgggtccggcataactttgataattccttcataagtttatgccgggtccggcataactttgataattccttcataagtttatgccgggtccggcataaaagtttgcccattaaaagtatgcccccaccggcataaacttgtgaaagaattactaaagttatgccggagggggcataacttttcctcaaggcatagtttagttatgacttatggggcaaaacttttccttaaagaactatgccttatgaggcagattttaattaaggcataaccaaaagtatgcctcataaggcagaacttttccttaaggcaaacttttagttatgctttaaggaaaagttcggccttatggggcatacttttagttatattttatgggcaaacttttagttaaggcataactaaaagcaTGCCCCATAAgacgaaacttttccttaaggcataattaaaagtttgccttgaaaagtaaatatatatatatatatatatatatatgtctcaaggcaaagtctgccccctccggcataactttagtttttccttaaggattgtatgtcgGATCCGACATAACTCCCCcaaccctgccttgcgaaattatttttttattttatgcctgagcgggggttcgaacccagaacctcaggtatccaagcgaagggcaaaacttaaagaacacaaatatgaagcgcaaaatttaaagaccaccccaaaagaagggcaatccgtgcaaaaaatggCTTCGAAACCATTGTAGGGTTGTAATTTTTTTTGTCTTTGGTTAACTATTCTATGAGATAATATTCACTTATTCAGGTCAAGATATAGAGACAAGGTGATTACAACTTTGAAAACACAGAACAATATAAATTAAATAGATCCATGTTGGTTTAAATATGTAAAAGAATCAGCTTCACATGTAGAGGAGCCTGATtcagaaaaaaaataaattagtgAAAATGTCTAGTCTCAAAAATTTTAACTTTTTGATATGTAGATTCGAAAAAACGTAGTTCAAAATATAACAGTATGCTTTTAATtagacaaaaaaaattaataagataTGGGTCTTGGTTAATTTTGTTTTACATAAGCTCATGTCTACATGACAtacaaaattaatttattttgccatgttatattgttttgatgacaTTGTATTTATACAAAACAGAGCTGAATGTCTTTGCTGCATAATTTCTCAAAGTTGAGTaaccttttgagatatttactcgATTAAACTGACATACATTTTGTTTTTAAACAACAATGAAGAATTTCTTATACTAACCGCGAGTAAAAGTAGCACACTTGCACGAGAGAgagagtaaaaaaataaaaaaatcatccAAACAACAAAAGGAAAAGCTGAAATATCCCTGGTCCAATATGCACTAAACTTCATCACTGTTTCCATAGTTACACTAAAAATCAGACAGTATGCTATACGTGGCTAAAATAACAATGTTCTAAATCACATTCAACTCTTTGTACAAGATCTCTACTGAAATCTATCATGTTTGAATTATTCACCATGAAAACATCAAGCCCACAATACCAGAGAATCCAAATATCCTAAACCACTTGAGCAGCATATACAAAACCTATTATCGTGTGTGTGTGATCAAATCTGCAGTGAGAAGATCAACAAATGAGAATGAGTCAATTACATTTTTTATCATAAACCAAAAGAAGGCGGAACAATTTATAGACAGTAGGGCGAGTATATATTATTTCTCATGAAACATTGGCCCCATGACACAAAAACCAGAAATACTTTGTCCAATACTAAATTATAAAGTCCTCCTTCAACGAGAGGGAAAAACAATGAAGACCATAAATCTCGTTGTATTGTTTCCAAGCCGAAAACGTTGTCTTCCCATCTTAGACAAAACATTCACAAACAAGCAAGTTGGAAAACCAAGCACATGAGTTCTCTAGAAATACTCTCTTCACGTTGGGTTGTACAAAATATTTGACAATATTGCTATAATAAAACAActtcaaagatttttttttttttttggttacaaTGCAATGTTTTCCTTATCAAATTACTTCCTAATCAAATTTTAAAATTTCGTCCCCCTACCTCAGACAACCAATGAATATGCCTCAAGTTCAAACTAGTTTGGATCTTCATGACCATTCCGTTCTTTTCTGGCGCATCTAACTCGATATTAAATAATTTGTTTGTTAAGACAAACAAGAAATTTTATAAAACCAGAAGTTTTCTAAATCGCATTCTTACTTCTACCCTGACACACAAGTTCCAAATAAACCAAAATGAACTATATGCATCTTTTTGCACTCATTGTGTACTATTCTTAACTATGTCTATATTGATTCCAAAATATTCTAGGACTTTTGAGATAACTTTATTCCATATGATTTTTGGCCTATCTCAAACCTTTTTACACCTTCAATCATCATGTGGCATGTGCTACTCGCACCATAAATCAAAATTATTATCCTGAACTTCATGTCAACTCAAAATTGTCATATAAAATGGAACCAAGGGAGTAACAATAGTATGACCACAGAACCTTCACCTCTAATGAATTTTTAAATTTTCATCCCAAAAAGTACCTAAACAACCAATCTCCAGTGAAACCATAACCAAGTAAAACCACAAAAGTAAATACTGCAAGTCTAATGAAGCTTATAAGATGGAGAAAGTACCTATACACAATCAATCTGGAGTGAAATTAGTATATCTCAAGCTCTCTGATGCATTGGTTAACCTCTCAATGCCTCCTGAAAGTCAAGATATGAAATTGGTTATCCAAAGAGAATAACAAAAAAGTACAGAAAGTCTTACCTTGGTAATATCCACCTACCATTTGAATCAAGCAAGTTGCCTGTATCTGTTGCTAGAAAGGGAGTCCGAGAGTAGCTCTCCAATATATCTGAACATGGTCAAAACGGATGTAAAGTATGCCTCATTTGAATACCTAAAAACTTCGAAAGTGGAAATCCAGAGATGCTTAGGGTGTGGTAGGTATGGAGGAAAGCATTATGTAttccaattttcccatgtttggttggtcataATGTTTTGGAAGCCACTCTcttggaaaacaagttccttaaaaatgaggaaaataactTCCCTATTGGAAGTATGGAAAACAAGTTTCATACTTCCAATAAGTTAATTGTCTCCTTCCCACCAACCCCAACCCCCAACCCCTGCCATCCCTGTACCCCACTCCCCACCCCattttgctagattacatataaatgttcttgggataatattttttggctcacttaccaaacactagaaaataagtaagaaatctacttgttttccaagaatgactttttctaggaaaacattttccttcataccaaacacacccaaggGTATGGGAAAATGGGGAGAGGAAGACACATACCAGAACTATTAGTGAAATCAGCCGTCAAGTCTGAGAAACCAAAATTTTGAGATATTTCCCCTAAAAATCCAAAGGAATTGGTGTCAGCATCCAGAAGAGGTTCATTAAGAGGTTGTGTGTTCGATTCCACACTACTAAATGACGAAACAGATGCATCGCCCATTGCAGAATGTGACTCCAAGTAACTGCCATGAGGACCAAAGGCAAATGGAGAATTGCCGCCATAGACAGGTTCTGTCTTAATAATCCTCCCGTCCATTGTCTGTCTCATCCCCATGTTAGAGGGCTGGCCCAAATACATATTTGGAGGAATGTCAATTTTCCTGCTTTGAGAAGGAATATCAATTGCTGTTTGCATGCAAGAGAGAACAGACGAGCTGCTGTTACTGAATGCATTGGATCTGTCTGCATGTACAGATTCATGCATGCCATTAGGCTTTGCAGCAGTTCCAACATTTTCGGCAGCACGGCAAGTTGAATTTTGATGCACTGCAGTAAGGCAAGAAACTTAACATTAACTACAGACAACAACACAGCTTCTCAAATGCGGTTTTCTAGCAAGAACGCAGATGAGCCTAAACAAGAATTTAGTGGCTGGCTCTAAACTGAAAACAGTGTTCTTCATGCTTGTTGCAGATAAGATTAAGACAAACTAAAAGAAAATGGCCCATCAAAGTTTACATTTAAGTTTCTATATTGTGAAGACTAGTTGATTCAATAGATCAAAAATGTTGCTCGGACTGTCCAAAATccttgccgcacccgtgtcgacatgacatgggtgtgggtgtgggatccACACCGGATttggtcaactttttttttttggtaaagtaataaaattcatTAGTAAAACATCAAGGAGATGCAAGGTTACAGATGGGAAAAGCTGACAGACTTGGCAAAACCTGTAGAACAATCTAAAGATATCCTATCTCTACTGAACTAGAGAAAAGGAGCTGACAAAGTCTAGAAAGTTACCCACATTGTTTACAGGGGCAAAAAAATGTCAACTAAAAAGACTAAATAAACACCTAGACTTTAGAGAGCAAATAggagttgagattccttcaaagcatctgctgtttctctccttccataggGTCCAAAAAATTACTGCTGGGATCATTCTCCAAATTCTTTTAATGGATTTGTCAACTCTCCAGAGTATCCAGCTAGCATATGCATCTTTGATGTTGA
Coding sequences:
- the LOC132624997 gene encoding uncharacterized protein LOC132624997 isoform X1 → MSSGDGRKVSCEDIQMVQNRIEQCLRQYMSRKEVVNTLFIQDNIEPRFTELVWQKLEEENQEFFQAYYLKLMVKEQIIEFNRLLSEQVKMTQQFPSAVASLPMSNGCNISPMHQNSTCRAAENVGTAAKPNGMHESVHADRSNAFSNSSSSVLSCMQTAIDIPSQSRKIDIPPNMYLGQPSNMGMRQTMDGRIIKTEPVYGGNSPFAFGPHGSYLESHSAMGDASVSSFSSVESNTQPLNEPLLDADTNSFGFLGEISQNFGFSDLTADFTNSSDILESYSRTPFLATDTGNLLDSNGGIERLTNASESLRYTNFTPD
- the LOC132624997 gene encoding uncharacterized protein LOC132624997 isoform X2, which codes for MSSGDGRKVSCEDIQMVQNRIEQCLRQYMSRKEVVNTLFIQDNIEPRFTELVWQKLEEENQEFFQAYYLKLMVKEQIIEFNRLLSEQVKMTQQFPSAVASLPMSNGCNISPMHQNSTCRAAENVGTAAKPNGMHESVHADRSNAFSNSSSSVLSCMQTAIDIPSQSRKIDIPPNMYLGQPSNMGMRQTMDGRIIKTEPVYGGNSPFAFGPHGSYLESHSAMGDASVSSFSREISQNFGFSDLTADFTNSSDILESYSRTPFLATDTGNLLDSNGGIERLTNASESLRYTNFTPD